The genomic region TTTAAAGCAAGTAAGTAGCTACGTTATAACGTTACGACAAAAAAGCGGTAACATAATTGCAATTGAGTATTtcgaaaattaaagttaaaacagGAAACacatcaaaactttttgattgcAACCgttcaattttattgcaatttttgcAAACAAACTTTATGGAAATCTGAAATTTTTCGCTTTAACAGTAGAGCTTTCAACTCATTGGAACGTCGACTTGCAAGTTTAATGAGTTACCTAATTTGCGAGCATTTCGCTTTGATTGTTTGGTTTGCAATATCAATGAAAATGTTTGGCTTCGATAGAAGCATCATTTGTAGAACGTTATACGGCTAGATAGCTGATATAATACTAACATTTTGTGTGAAGTCTTGTTTCATttcctaaaatttatttatattattgtatcgTACTTTATGTTTAGcattaagttatattatttaaataatatgaaacttaTGAAAAGTATAGAACAAACAAtatcaatttcaaaaacatgtGGGCTGAATGTTTTATTCACTTTAACCGAAAAGTATTACATCGATTTTTCTCTTCTAAATTCGGGATTATTCAAATCGATACAATAGGCAGCCAGCGAATACACTTCACTACGCCTCATTGGGTGAAGACCCTGAACTCGAGATACAAATGTGCCCAATAAAGAACAGCTAAAGGTTTGCCGACTAATGTGCCGATTGTACGAATTACCTCAATTCTTTTATAAGTCTTCCAATCCGAAGAACTTATTTTGTATTCGATTGGAACGGATGTTGTGATTAGATTTTGGTGTCCTACCAGAACTTCGATTTTTCAGTACATGCTGAATACCGACCCACATTGCAGAAGGATTATACTTATAGGGTGATTGAAGTACAGAAGTTCAATCATCAATGgagtgaaatgaaatcattaattctgcaaataggatttTTTATTCGACATTTCCTATCGGACTACCctgaagaaatgtcgaaacaaactcaaaatCAACATGTATTCGTCTTACAACGTCCATTTTTCTGGCGTATAAATCATTAAATCGACTAAAATTAACATGGGTCACAAATGACTTTAGACAGAAAACAGCATAGCCTGTTTTGTTCGGAAACTCTCGTCGCTCAATCTGAACCACGAATGATCTTTAATTTAGACTTTAATTTGGCGCTATCGAGACGTTGCCATAGATCATGAAAAACATGTAGCGCATTTCCGCAATCCACTTGTCATGACTTAAGTGTACATAACACATCCATTGATTTATTAATCCCTAAACTTAGTTACATTATGTACCTATCAaactataatgttataatattgaTAGCATTGCCAGTTCCATTGTCACATAATTTAGTTTCTCATCATAAATCACGAACATAATGGCAACAAGACTTAGTGACGGTATTAGCATAATGCTTGATTTAGTCGCTGGATACCTAATAGCACccaatttaatttgcaatttaGCAGGAATTTCAagaattattattcaattaaattttatcatctTGCCTCTGCTAGTGCAATTAGCAGAAGATGGAAATCCGTGGACACCTACTTAGCCCTTTACagttaatacataaaataaaacacagagAAGAATATGGGTAACCAAGTAAAAAAGTGACTTTAAAATGTGTTAcaacgtattaaaaaaaacaagaactaaGGATTGCATCGGCGGTATCAACGTGGTTATCCAGGCGTAAGATTGCGTCGGGACCAGATTACTCGCTCTATTTTCTCATGCGTATAGTTGCACTTACTTTAAAAGTCTAAATGATTCTGTAAAAGTCTATATAATTCCGAGAGTCTTTGTGACTTGGGTTTTTGTGAATCCGTAAGGCTcgagtctttttttaataaaaaaaatcctaaactGAGGCCTAAAacacaattgttattttttaaccagTAGATGTCAAGGAAGTACGAAACGATAAAGCCTGAAAGTTTggtaaaaatcttttattcttaAGATTCTATTCATAGCAAAAGTAGACGTTTATGTAGATAATTGCAGAAGTTTTTGGCAAGGACGGCCAGGCCACTTAGCGTTTTAATATTCAGCGGgttctctttatatttttaatgtaacccTTTAACGGTGACGGGATGAAAGCAGGCGAGAAATCACTAAAGTGAAGGCTTTTCTATTCATTTTGCTTTGCATACATTTACAATCTTTTAGCGGGTAACTCGCCTTACTGCGGTATCtaaagctttatatattttttatcggcTTTGTCTTTTTAATCAGTTGTAATAACACGGAAAATCAGAATTTAGTGTAGTAGTGTTAATAGTAGTGTTAATAGTAGTGTTCACTTATTTTAGGCAGATAGGTAAGCATAAGTTGTGTTACGataatttttatcaatttgtctTTTTCCACATTAACTACTCATGACCTCCTGTGAGATCCTActggatagtttttttttgcgctCTGCATGCCATTTGATCTAGTTTTTCTGTGAAAAGAATTGTCAGATGTGACCTTTTGACATAATTGACATTACTTATGacaagtttttgtttacttttgtgGTGGCTgctcaaaagttttatttgcatttatttttgtatttttagtttaattaagcGCAACATTTGTgagcatttataaaattaaattatacagctTAACAGTGAACCAAAATGTCGGTTATATCTGAACAATATTTGAGTGAAATTCTACAAAAAGTTGCATCAAATTATGGCTTACAAGACTGGGTTTATAACCAAGTAAAGTTTGAAAGTATTGCACAGAACTACTTTGGGATCATATTGCCTATTGTTTTGTCGGGCAGACACGAAGGGGCCGAAGTTAAATTTCAACTAGTTTTGAAATTAGCTCCGACGGACGAGAGGTACCGAGTCAGTGGTGCAGTAACAGTAATGTTTGCGAGAGAAATTTTTGTATACTCTGTGATTCTTAAAAAGTATGCagaaattcaaaaactttttcctCTAAACTTGCAGTACATTATACCGCAGTGTTATTACATACAGGCAGAGTATACCAAAGAGGTCATAGTTATGCAGGACATGTGTGCAGAAGGCTACCGGCCTTACACTCATGAAATATTCCTTGACTTAgaacatattataatttctttgaaGTTCCTCGCTAAGCTACATGCATTGTCATTTATTCTAAAGAATAAAGATAATGAATTATATAGTGAAATATCTAAAGCTTGTGTACCATTAACAGAAAAATCGAATGCAAGGTACATGACTATTATGAAAGATAGATTAGACAAAGCGTTAATTAAGTTTCAGAATACTGAGTACGTACCGCTGTTACAGAAGTTGAGACTGAAATGTGCTGACTATTTTGATGCAGCCAATGATTCTGTAGAAAATACTTGTATCTGTCATGGAGATATGTGGAAAGAGAATATAATGTTTAAGTATGaggtaacattttattatttgttattattccaATCCTAACCAAATCACTTCAAGATCCAATCTTCAAGACCTAAGTTATCTAAGTTTGCCAGATTAATCCAGCTTTAATACCTTTTCAGAACAACAAGCCGGTCTCCGCATGCATGATAGACTACCAAACAACCCGCATATGCAGTCCAGCATTTGATGCAATGTACCTAATCATAAGTAGTACTAGTACAGAATTGAGACAACAACATTTGCACCAACTATTGGACACATATTACCAATCATTTGATCAAATGTTGGTAGAGGGTGGTTTAGAATCTCAAGAAGTGTATACAAGGCAAATGTTTGACAAAGATTTGAAGACTGTTTCGCTAGCTTGCTTAATAACTGCAAATACAGCTATTTGGTTGTACAATGGGTTGCAAGAAGAAGGCCATGTGAGAAGTAAGCAGGTTTTGAATACACCAGAGGAAAGGCAAAGAGCTGCGAATAAGTATGTTGGCGTTGTTAAAGGGATCATAGATGACCTCTCCGGTCAGGGTTATTTGACCTTGAATGATTTGTGATATTAGACATTAATATaagttgttattttgttatgcaaaatttgtttttttttttattgttgttgttaaaatagttttaataagtatatttacgaCTTGTGTTAATGATACAACTATGATGTGATGTGCCATTTTATTGTTCCTTATCAGCTAagaaaaacatagttttaagatttatattttacaagttgGATATTGTAATGTTACATGAATTCAAATAAGCTGTTAAATTGTTATGTacagattaattaatatatttttatactttcagAATAAGTTGTTCAGCattcaacattaaaacaatatttcttttgaactttgttgttatttacttaCCTATTTGGAATATTTTAGGTAGGGATCtaattttttgattaatttaacaaaatttgtacgataataaaaataagataaattaatgAAGGGTGATGAAATATACTTTATGATTTTTCCAAGAAGTAGGCCACGATGGTTGTTTTAAGAAGTTACGAAAAGTATGGTCTTTAGTCGACTTCAAAAAGACGGTAGTTCTCAATTCAGCCGAGATGTACTATTTAAGACAAattatctataattataattataaccacaaagtattcatttttttaaagacggTGCCGTTTCAGAAACAAGTGTGAGCTATGTTTTTCgaacaataaattgaaattatttgtttcgcATAAAGAAGCCGGGTGCCCTTTCCTTCCTTTatatagttaaattaatatatcgTACGTAAGTGTACTCAGGTAAGCTACTTTCTCAGCTCAGTAAACACTGTTTTGGgtcatacaaatttaattacgaTTAATTAAATTGTGAGTTAGTAGGGCAGAAACATCACACAGTTACGTGTCAACATGAAATCACGCTCAATCTTATTTACTCTGTGCCGGGTTATCAGTTTCAATTAGTGACGAAACACTTCGTGACGTACTCCCGTTTGGCTCCGGTGGCTAATAAACACGTTTAATTACGTTACAATAGTTGGTTGATTCATTTTCAGTGTGTCTGTGTCAGATTATCACCTGTAATCCATTCATTTAGGTGCTGAAAGAGATGAACAATCTTGGCGCgtctttctaaaaaataatacagttttaaaataaaacgtgacttaaatcaaatttatcacagaaataaatcagtattttatttatttacctaataaGTGTTTATTTAGCCTTCTTCTGTAGATTCTAAGATTTAGGATTCGGAATGATACCGAATGGAACTTCAACACTGTTGTCTTTTGCCGCATATCTTACCAGTAACAAAGAGTTAAAACATACTTAGCATCCATTCCTAAATATCTTTGAAAAATACTAGACAGTTCATTGTATTGTGCAAACCAAATTCTGGTTGGTTTTTATTTGCGTGTCTTATCCTGGGACAATCTTTTGCCTACATGTTTTAATTCAGAATTTTACTCCTATGTACTGAACGTTTATGAATCACTTACTGAAAAGCATGGACTTCCCCTCTACCAACTGCAAaagtggaataaaaataaataaattccaaataaaGTCTCTTTACTACAACGTAAAATGCCTAGGCTACTTACGAAGCTTGTTTATCGGTGTTAAGTTAGTTAAAAGTTCTCCCAGATGCTGTACACAGTTACAATGGCGCCGCTCCTCGGATTCCGCGACTAAACTTTGTTGAtcagttattttaattgttggaTGGTGTCTCGAGATGAAGACGCCTTTATAAAGTGTACGGACAAAGGCTCTCAAGCTATTGAAGGGGTTTGTTCTATAAAAGGTACCTAGACAAACAGAACAGACGGAATTTCCGAAACTAAACTGTTGTGCAAATCGATTTGCGTTTAGGAATGCTTTGTGCGTTGTGGCTTCAATTAGGGGAATAATGGTTACAGTTGATCCTGAATAAACTCAACCATAAATGGTATTAATGGTACGAAATAAATTTGCTTACGTTTATCTATCAATTTTTGTCGATCTATACGATAAAGTATATCATTCCTTTTCAAAGTACAATATTTTGGGGCATAAACTGTGTTACTGCACATCAAAGACCTCCTTtccatcttttattttatatcaaggATTAATTAAGGGGTCTCTTGTCCTGCTCTCTTCACCTACATATTTTTCGCTTGTCATCTTTTTTTAGAGCACATAACAGTCTCCTGATTAGacattccttaaaaaaaaacgtttaagtAGATGAATTTCGTCCCAAAACACAACTGCCCGGAAAGTTTTGACGACACATGGtgtcttaatataataatacccaCACTAAAACTAGTTCCGCTCTTATTTTCATTAAACCTTCGCTCGTTGGGTACTCAGACGAAACTCGTTCCAAGTTAAATTGTTTGGGATAAGTGCAGCGTGTCGGACTTAGACAGTGCATATTTAGACGAAGACGTTTaagattgaaataaattcaCTCGCCCGGTCTGTATTACTGTTTGCCGACGCTGAAGAgactatttagttttattaagtaGAACTCCTTGCCGCGACAGATGGGTGCAGAAACGTTATTAGTTTCTTGAATTTCCtcaacgaaaatattttattaaactttgacTTTAACTCAGTTTAAAGTCTAGAGTTACTTATTTTCGaaaaattaagtacctactctATACTAGGGTAAATGGCAATTTATTATAGTTATCTACTGCTTACtcaaattttataagtaaaatcaGAAGATGCCTTTATTTAGAATCTGTGTTAAAATTGctcatcattttttttccttctaATCAGGAACTCAAAAATACCTACACTTTCGGGGCCAAtactatattttgtttatattaccGACGTGTACGTACTAGTGTCCCCTAAAGAGGTCGTAACTCTTATTAAAACCCTTGTAATTTAATAAGCTTCAATTTAATAAAGCCATGAATTTTGTCATTACACGATAATCTCCTTATTGCAGCGTTGGCCGTTTATTGGCGCTACTGTCAAAAGTTATGTTCCCATAATAAATTTTGTGTAAAGACCACCGACCAAAGTAAAGTTACCCCGCTTTTGTTATTCTATAACTGCGTAACTAAacccattaaaataataaaagcatctACCTAAAGTGTAACAGTTTCCTTCCGCTTCGGggttaatgttattttaaacttggcaaataataataaaatatcatgaTACGCTTGATTCGTTTCTCTTCATTACCGAGAGGTTCTGTATACATAGGGATGCACTCTACTAATTCACCGTACttacctaataaaattaattccagTA from Trichoplusia ni isolate ovarian cell line Hi5 chromosome 12, tn1, whole genome shotgun sequence harbors:
- the LOC113499521 gene encoding uncharacterized protein LOC113499521, with protein sequence MSVISEQYLSEILQKVASNYGLQDWVYNQVKFESIAQNYFGIILPIVLSGRHEGAEVKFQLVLKLAPTDERYRVSGAVTVMFAREIFVYSVILKKYAEIQKLFPLNLQYIIPQCYYIQAEYTKEVIVMQDMCAEGYRPYTHEIFLDLEHIIISLKFLAKLHALSFILKNKDNELYSEISKACVPLTEKSNARYMTIMKDRLDKALIKFQNTEYVPLLQKLRLKCADYFDAANDSVENTCICHGDMWKENIMFKYENNKPVSACMIDYQTTRICSPAFDAMYLIISSTSTELRQQHLHQLLDTYYQSFDQMLVEGGLESQEVYTRQMFDKDLKTVSLACLITANTAIWLYNGLQEEGHVRSKQVLNTPEERQRAANKYVGVVKGIIDDLSGQGYLTLNDL